The segment GTCATGGCGTTTGCCGTCAGGGTCCCGGTCTTGTCGAGGCAGAGCGAGGTGACGCTGCCGAGGGCCTCGAGGGCCCCGATCTGGCGAAGGCGCAGGCCCTGCCTGGCCAGGCGGTCGGCACCCGCGGCCAGCGCCAGGGTCGCCACCGTCGGCAGGCCCTCGGGGATGGCCGCGATCGCGAGGACCACGGCGGTCTCGAGCAGGGGCCAGAACGGCTGCTTTTGCCAGAGGCCGAGCGTGACGATCACGGCGGCCACCGCCGCCACCGTCCAGACCAGATAGCGCCCCAGCACGTCGAGGCGCTCGGTGAGGGGGATGGTGGGCCGCGCGGTCTCGCTCAGCAGGCGCCCGATCTTGCCGACCTCCGAGCGAGGGCCGGTGGCCGTGACCAGGAGGGTGCCGCTGCCGATCGTGACCATGGTCCCGGCGAAGGCCTCGTTGCGGCGCTCGGAGAGGGACAGGGTCTCGGCCGGGAGGGGAGGCGCCTGCTTGGCGACCGCCGCAGACTCCCCGGTCAAGAGCGACTCGTCGGCCGAGAAGGAGCCCGCCAGGATGCGGCCGTCGGCGGGGATGCGATCGCCCGCCTCGATGAGGACCACGTCGCCCGGCACCAGCTGCTCGCTGTCGATCTCGAGGACGTTGCCTGCGCGGCGCACCCGCGCCCTCGGGGCGGTGAGGGCCTGGATCGAGGCGATGTCGCGCTCGGCCTGGTAATCCATGACGAAGCCGACCACCGCGTTGAGGACCAAAGCGGCGAGGATCGCCAGCGCGTCCGCCGCCTCGCCCAGCAGCCACGAGATCACCGCCGCCGCCGAAAGCAGCAGGACGATGAAGTTCGTGACCTGGCGCAGGGCGAGAGTCAGGAGCGACGGCGGCTCCACGCGCGGCAGGGCGTTGGGGCCGAAGCGCCCCAGCCGCTCGGCGACCTGGGCCGCGTCCAGGCCGCGATCCGGCTGGACGTCCAGGCGGTGGGCCGCCGCCTCGGGGGTCAGGACATGCCAGGGGGGGGCAGGAGAATCCATGCCGTCCTCCTATTTCGAACCACCGAACCGGGGCCATTATCCCACACGGACAATGGCCCCCTGCCGGCTAGTCCTGACGGCGGGCGAGCACCCCGAGGGCGCCGAGCACCCCCAGTCCGCTGACGCTGAGCGGCGCGAGGGGAGGGAGGTGCTCCTCTTCCTCGCCCTTCTCGCCGTTCTCGCCGTTCTCGCCCCTCTTCTCCTCGTCCTCCTCCTCGGCGTGCGCGGCCGTCTGGCCGTCGACCCAGCGCGCCAGGCGCGTCACCGCGGCGTGCTCCTCCTCGTCCTCGTGGTGGAAGAGGTGGAAGTAGGTCCCCACCACGCCGGTGAAGGCGACCGCCACAAGGCCGGCCGCAAGGGCCGTGCGCGCCTTGCCCTGGGCCTTGATCCCCACCAGGGCCAGGACCGCCCCCACGCCGGTTCCGGCGATGGCGATCAGCTGCTTGCCCTCGTCGTGGTGCATCATCAACAGCTCGATCATCACCATCGCGAACCCGGCGGCGACGCCGCCGATCACCAGCTCGCGCAGGTGAGTCCCCAGCCACTTCGACAACTTCTCGGTCATGGTTCCATCTCCTCTTAATGACGTCGCGACCCCAGCGTAGCGCGCGAGCGTGAAAAAACTGGGAAGATGGAACCGAGGCACCGCCGCGTCCGTCCATGGGATGACCGGCCCGCATCGAAAAGGAGCGCCCGCATGCGATTGGCAACCCCCATCCTGATGAGCGGCATGCTCGTGACCACCGCCCTGGCGGGCTGCTCGGGCCTGAGCGACTTCATCACCGAGCGGCAGGCGATCACCAAGGCCGAGTTCTCGTTCGAGCGCGTCGAGCTGCAGCACATGGACGTCCCCGTCGTCACCCCGAACGCCAAGGCCGATCTGCGGGTGATCCTCAAGGTCAAGAACCCCAACGCCGTGACCGCGCGCCTGGACCGGCTCGACTACGAGGTGTACATGGAGGGTCACCAGGTCGGCGCGGGCGCCATGACCGAGGACTTCTCGGTGGAGGCCGGCGGCTCCAAGGAGCTGCCCTTGCCGGTGGCCGTGCCCTACGCGGGCCTGCCCGAGCCGACCCTCCAGGCCATCCTGGCGCGCCGGGCGCAGTTCCGGATCAAGGGGATCTCTCACGTCTCGACGCCCCTCGGGCGCCTCGACTACCCCTTCGAGGTCGAGCACACCGCCACGTTCTAGGCTTCAGCCCTCGTCGATGACGCGCGCGAGGGCCTCGAAGCCCTCGATGACCCTCACGCGATCCGCGGCGTTCAGGCGATCCAGGCGCTCGGCCAGGGCCCCGTGAATCTCGGCGAGCATCGCCTGCAGCATGGCTCTCCCCTCGGGGGTGATCGCCACCTGGACGGAGCGCCGGTCCTCGGGATCCGTCCGCCTGCGCACCAGGCCGCGCTTCTCGAGCTGGTCGGCCATGGCGGTGCAGGCGCTGTTGGAGAGGGCCATCGCCGCCGCGACGTCGCTCATGCGACACTCGCCGCCCATGTTCAGCAGGCGCAGGACGCCGAGCTGCGAGGGGGTGAGCGCGCGCGCCTTGGTGGCCTCCGCCCGGCACTGCCCCAGAAAGCGGAGGACCTTGCTCAGCGGCACTTCCAGCACTTCCGCCTGGTGTTGAGTCATCGACATGCCGAGGCCTTCCCTTTCATCCACGCGATCGCCCCCTCATCTTAAGAGAAGCCCTGCACCGTGGCCAGGGACCCGAGGTGAAGCGCCAGGCAAGTTTTCGCGCCCCTGCGGGTATGGTTCCTAGTAACCGAGGAAGCATCCTCCAGGGAGCGATCGCATGAACATCTCCTTTCGCAACATCAAGAACCTGGTCCCGAACGCCCTCTCGAACGACAAGGCCCCGGCCCTCGAGACGGGCGAGACGCGCGTCGCCAAGGAGCGCGAGTACAAGGCCAAGCTCGACAAGGTGCGAGTCGCCGCCGAGACGCCCGATCTGCTCGTGGGGCCCGGCATCCCCCTGGGTGTCCTGGACAAGTCGTCCCGGCTGAGCGAGTACCGCGCGCGCTACGACCGGCCCATCGAGGCGGGGGTGCGCTTCGATGGAACCGCGGACCCCAAGGTGGAGAACGTCGAGCGCCCCGGAGGCACGGCAGACGCAAGCGCCCGGTGGGATCCCCTCGAGTTCGCCCCGCGCTTCATCTTCCAGCCCGGCGAGGACTCGCTGCCCGTCTCCCCCTCCTTCGACGGCGACGCCAACCTCGAGAACGACGCCCCAGGCAAGCTGGGCGGCAAGGACGGCGCCTACAAGGACGGCGTGATCGGCAACAAGCAGGCGCTCAGCGGCGGCTTCGCCGTCACCAAGAAGGGCGAGTACACGATCCTCTCCTACAGCTTCTACTACCCGACCAACAAGGCCGGTGATTACCACAACAAGGACTGGAGTCACGCCCAGGTCTACCTGAAGCCGGACAAGAACGGCGAGCTCAAGCCCGAGTACCTCTACACCTCGTGGCATCACGGCGGGGTGCTCACCAGGTGGGACGACCTCAAGAAGGACGAGCAGGGCAAGCCCATCGTCCAGGTCTGCCTCGGCAGCCATGCCGCATCGCCGCTCGGCAAGAACGAGTCGATCCCGACCAAGGGCCTCCAGATCCGCGGTGACGGCCAGGCGGAGTTCAACGGCAAGACCGTCCCGCACACCCTCACCTGGGACGCCTTCCAGAGCAACGTGACGAACGCCAGGCACCTGGAAGAGGGGAGCATCCCCTTCAAGGCGCGGGCGATCATCATGCAGCGCGGCGCGGTGGCCTTCGACCCGATCATGCCCGAGGCCTTCCTCAAGGAGGGCGGCTTCGGCAAGGCCGTCGCGGAGAAGGCCGAGCCCTACGTGGACAAGGCCCTGGACAAGGTGAAGGACGTCGGCAGGGACCTCATGGGCTTCTTCGTCGGCCTCTTCAACTGAGCCGGGCGGCTGGAGCCGACGAACCTCTGAGCGCTTTGCGCTAGAATGGGGGCATGGACCCTCTTCTCTTCACGCTGGCCGTGCTCGCGGCCTCGCTCATCGCCGGCCTGCTCGGCGCCCTGCTCGGGATCGGCGGCGGCATGATCCTCGTGCCCTTCCTGGCCATCGTCATGCACGTCGACATCCGCCTGGCCATCGGCGCGAGCCTCGTCTCGGTCATCGCGACCTCGAGCGGGGCCGCGATCGCCTACCTCAAGGACCGGATCACCAACGTCCGGATCGGCATGTTCCTCGAGGTCGGCACCACCACGGGCGCCCTGGTCGGCGCGACGATCGCGGGCTTCGCCCCCGCCTCGGTCCTGGCCCTGGTCTTCGGCCTGGTGCTCACCTACTCGGCCTACCAGATGCTCCAGGCGCGGCACCAGGAAACGCCCCCCCTCGTCTCCAGCCCCGCAGCCGAGCGCCTCAAGCTCGCGAGCTCCTACTACGACCCCGCGCTCGAGCGGCACGTCGAATACGGGGTGAGCGGCGTCTGGCCGAGCCTCGGCGTCATGGGGATCGCAGGCGCCCTCTCGGGGCTGCTGGGGATCGGCAGCGGGGTCTTCAAGGTGCTCGCCATGGACCTGTTCATGAAGCTGCCCCTCAAGGTGTCGAGCACCACCTCCAACTTCATGATCGGCGTGACGGGGGCCGCCTCGGCCGGCGTCTACTTCTTCCGGGGCGACATCAACCCGTACCTGGCAGCTCCCGTGGCGCTCGGCGTGCTCACGGGCTCCATGCTGGGCGCCAAGCTCCTGGTGCGGATGAAGAGCGAGCGCCTGCGCCAGATCTTCGTGGTCGTGGTGGTGTTCGCCGCCCTCCAGATGATGTGGCGCGGCCTCTCGGGGCTGTTTGGAGGGTGGCATGGCTAGGCCCGGCGAGCACCCCATGGAGCATGCGCTCGCGAGGCTGCTCGCGTTCGGCGTCTACCTGAGCGCCGCGATCATCTTCGCGGGGCTCGGCTGGTCCTGGGCCATGCGCCTGGCGGGCCACCCCCGCCCCGAGGTGGACCTGAGCCGGGTGAACCCCGCGGCGGTGCCGCACACCCTGCCGCAGCTGATCCACGGCATTCAGGCCGGCGACCCCATCGCCCTGATGGGCCTCGGCATCCTGCTTCTGATCCTCACCCCCACGCTGAGGGTCGTGACCTCGCTGGTGCTGTTCATCAAGCAGCGGGACTGGCTCTACACGCTCATCTGCACCTTCGTGCTCGCCATGCTCCTCATCGGGATGGCGCTGGGTGCCCACGAGTAAACCGTGCCAGGCGTGAAGCGGCCGCCTCGAGCAGCCCCTCCGCCTTCGCCATCGCCGCCTCGAGCGAGATGGGGCCCGCCACCAGCGGCAAGGCGGCTCCTCCCGCCTTCGCCAGCAGCGCCTCGCCCTCGGGGGTGAGGACGCCCGCGATCGCGAAGAGCGGGATCCCCCGCGCCCGGCAGCGCTCGGCGAGGCGACCCACCACCTTGCCCTCGAAGGACTGCGCATCCAGGCTCCCCTCGCCCGTGATCACGAGGCTCGCCCCTTCGAGGGCTTCATCCAGGCCGACCGCCTCGGCGATGAGGTCGAAGCCCGGGCGCACGGAGGCCCTCGCGATCGCAACCAGCGTCGCCGGCACGCCGCCTGCTGATCCCGTGCCCGGCCGCTCGTGAACCCGCACGCCGAACTGGCGTTCAAGCACCTCGGCCACCCGCGCAAGCGCCGCTTCCAGCACTCGAACCTGCTCGACGGACGCTCCCTTCTGGGGCGCGTAGACCGGGGCCGCCCCGCGCGGACCCAGGAGCGGGTTGGAGACATCCACCGCAAGCTCGATCCGCGCCGCGCCCAGCACCGGATGCGCCGCGCTCGCGTCGATGGCCGCGAGGCGCGAGAGGGCGCCACCGCCCGGCGGCAGCTCGACACCGCCAGCGTCGAGGAAGCGCACGCCCAGGGCCTGCAGCAGGCCGACCCCGGCATCCACCGTGGCGCTGCCCCCGAGCGCGAGGATGAGACGAGCGAAGGGCGCCTCGTCCCATGCCGCCGCGATGAGCTTTCCCACCCCCCGCGTGGTGGTGAGCAAGGGGTTCCGGAGCTCGACGGGCACCTGCACCAGGCCCGCTGCCGCCGAGAGCTCGACCACCACCGTCTTGCCGTCCGCCAGTCGAGCGTAGGGGGCGCGCAGGGGGCGGCCCAGGGCGTCGGTGACACGGGCCCAGCCGACGCTCCCCCCGGTCGCCGCCACCAGGGTCTCGACGACCCCCTCGCCGCCGTCCGAGAGGGGAAGCTCGTGGATCTCGTCCTGCGGGCGGACGCTACGCCAGCCCCGCGCCATGGCGCCCGCGGCCTCGCGCGCCGAGAGGCTGCCCTTGAAGGTGTCGGGGGCCACGAGCACGACGTCGGGCATGGGGTCCTCCCTGCGAGTTGCGGGCGATGCGGCCTTATTGTATGCAAAGCGGGCGTCTGTTACCATCGCGATCGCAGTCCTTGAACGGAGGCCCCCATGCCCATGCGCTTCCTCACCGCCGGAGAATCCCACGGCCCCATCCAGCTCGCCGTGGTCGAGGGCTACCCCGCGGGCGTGCCGCTCACCCCGGAGCCCATCGACCGCGAGCTGGGGCGCCGCCAGGGCGGCTACGGCCGGGGCCAGCGCATGAAGATCGAGCAGGACCGCGTCACCTTCCTCTCGGGGGTCCGAAACGGCCTGACCACCGGCGCCCCTATCACCATGCAGGTGCCCAACCGGGACCACGCCAACTGGAAGCTCGCCATGGACGCCTCCCCGGTCGATCCTTCCGACGCGGCGCGACTCGAGGCGATCGCGGCCAAGCGCATCACCAAGGTCCGCCCCGGCCACGCCGACTACCCCGGCGCCCGCAAGTACCGCCTCGACGACGTGCGCGACGTGCTCGAGCGCTCGAGCGCCCGGGAGACGACCGCCCGGGTCATGGTCGGAGCCCTCGCGGGAGTGCTCCTCGGTGAGTTCGGCATCCGGGTCGCCTCGCACGTGGTCGAGATCGGCACCGTCGCGGCCGACCGGGAGCGCCTCGACCCCGACTCCCTCGACGCCCTGATCGAGGCGACGGAGACCTCGCCGGTGCGCTGCGCGGATCCCGAGGCGAGCGCGCGAATGGTCGAGCTGATCGACCGGACCCGCTCGGCGGGCGACACCCTGGGCGGCGTGATCGAGGTGGTCGCCACCGGCCTGCCCGTGGGGCTCGGCAGCTACGCCCATTGGGATCGCCGGCTCGACGGCCTCCTGGCCCAGGCCCTCATGAGCATCCCCGCGGTCAAGGGGGTGGAGGTGGGCCTCGGGTTCGAGGCCGCCAGGCGCCCCGGCTCGCAGGTCCACGACCCCTTCTACCCCGGCTTCGAGCGAAAGACCAACCGCGCCGGCGGCCTGGAGGGCGGGGTCACCAGCGCTCAGCCGCTCGTCCTGCGCCTGGCCATGAAGCCCATCCCGACCCTCATCCACCCCTTGCCGAGCGTCCACCTGGACACCGGCGAGGCCGTCGAGGCCCACTTCGAGCGCTCGGACGTCTGCGCGGTCCCCGCCGCCGGCGTCGTCGCCGAGGCCATGGTCCGCTGGACGCTCGCCTGCGCCCTGCTCGACAAGCTCGGCGGGGACTCCCTGTCCGAGACCCGGGACCACTTCCGCACCCTCTTCCAAGAGACCAACCGCCGATGACCAAGATCCTCGTCCTCCACGGCCCCAACCTCAACATGCTCGGCGCGCGCGAGCCCGCCATCTACGGCACCACCACCCTCGCCCAGATCGACCGCGGCCTCGAGGCGCTCGCCGCCGAGCTGGGCGTGAGCATCACCTGCCGCCAGTCCAACCACGAGGGCTTCCTCATCGACTGGATCCAGGCCGCCCCGCACGAGGGCTACTCGGGCATCGTCATCAACCCGGGAGGCCTGACCCACACCAGCGTCAGCCTGCGCGACGCGCTCGCCGGAGCCGGCCTGCCCGTGGTCGAGGTCCACATGTCCAACACCCATGCCCGCGAGGAGTTCCGGCGCCATTCCTTCGTCTCGGGGATCGCCAAGGGCGTGATCACGGGCTTCGGCGCCGAGAGCTACCGGCTGGGCCTGCGCGCCATGCACCGCCTGCTCGAACCCTGATTCCGGCGCTCGCGCTTGCCCGCTTAAGAGCATCTTCGGCCAAACGGACGTTCCTGGAGCCCTGGCCCGGGGGCTATCCTGAAGCCACAGAGAGGTGGCCCTTCAGGAGGGCCGCATGGCGACACGCCCCACGACGCCCCCCCAGTCGCGCCGCCTGTCGGCGCTGCGCCGGCTCTTCGACGCGCAGGACCTGGATGCGCTGCTCGTCACCCATCTCCCCAACATCCGCTACCTGACGGGCTTCACCGGTACCGCCGCGCAGCTCGTCGTCACCCGCCATGCATGCCTGCTCGTGGTGGACTTCCGGTACTATCGGCAGGCCGCACGCGAGGCGCCGGGCTGCACCCCCGTCCAGTCCCACGGGGCGGGCTTCGAGGACGCCACCGTCGAGGCGATCCTGCTCTCGGGGGCCCGGCGCGTGGGCTTCGAGAGCGGTCACCTCACCTTCTGGGACCACGGCAGGCTCGAGGTCCGGCTGGGCAAGGCCGCGCGGCTCGTCCCCGCCGGCGGCCAGGTCGAGGCTCTGCGCCTCGTCAAGGACGCCCACGAGATCGAGGCCCTGCGCACCGCGAGCCGCCTGACCCGCGAGGCCCTCGAGACGGTCCTCGCCGAGCTGCGCCCCGACGACACCGAGGCCTCGATCGCAGCCCGGCTCGAGGCCCGGTTCCGCGAGACGAGCCTCGAGGGGGCCGCCTTCGACACCCTGGTCGCGAGCGGGGCGCGCTCGGCCCTGATCCACGCCCGCGTCAGCCCGCGCGCCGTGGGCAAGGGCGAGATGCTGCTCATCGACTGCGGGGCGTCCTACCATGGCTACAAGGCGGACATGAGTCGCACCGTCATGCCGGGGGGCAAGAGCAGGCGCTTCGAAGCGATCGAGGGCGCCGTGCGCGAGGCCCTCGAGAAGGTGATCGCGGCGATCCGCCCCGGGGCGGTGCTCGGCGAGCTGGATGCGATCGCCCGATCCGCGCTCGCCGAGCACGGGCTGGGCGAGGCCTTCGTCCACGGCCTGGGCCACGGGATCGGCCTCGAGGTCCACGAAGAGCCGTGGCTCGTCCCCGGCGAGCAGGGAGTTCTTGCCGCGGGAATGGCGATCGCCGTGGAGCCCGGCGTCTACCTGGAAGGGTGGGGAGGTGTCCGGCTCGAGGAGACGATCCTCGTCACCCCGAAAGGCTGCGAGGTCCTGACCCGAGGGCCCCGAGCGAGCGGGGTTACGGGTGTGCTATCATTGGACTGAATTTCGTCCTTGCCCCCAGCATCGACGCCGTCTCCCCCCGCGTCATACGCATCACGAGGAATCCCCAAGTATGATCTCGTCGAACGACCTGCGCCCCGGCACGACCATCGAGATGGACGGTGTCGCCTACACCGTCGTGGATTTCCAGCACGTCAAGCCCGGCAAGGGCGCAGCCTTCGTGCGTACCAAGCTCAAGAACATCAAGACCGGCAACACCAACGAAGTCACCTTCCGCGCCGGCGAGAAGATCGCCAAGGCGAACATGGAGAAGAAGGAATACCAGTACATGTACGTGACTGGTGACGACTTCAACTTCATGGACAACGAGACCTACGACCAGGTCGAGCTCAGCCGCGACAAGCTCGGCGACTCCGCCAAGTGGCTCAAGGAAGGCATGCAGGTCGAGATCCTGTACTTCCAGGGCGCGATCATGGGCGTGAGCATCCCCAACTTCGTCGAGCTCGAGATCATCGACACCCCCCCCGGCGTCAAGGGCGACACCGCCTCGGGCGGCGGCAAGCCCGCGACCCTCGAGGGCGGCGCCGTCGTTCAGGTGCCCTTCTTCGTCAACCAGGGCGACAAGATCCGCGTCGACACCCGCACCGGCGAGTACCTCGACCGAGTTTAACGCTTTCGCTCCGCTCGTCGTCGGCGGTGGCCAGGCCCGTGTCCGGGCAAGACGGCTTCGTCTTCGGCCACCGCCCATCCACTACCAAGGAGGCCCCCCGTTGGAACTCGGCATCTCCGACATCCGCTCCCTCATCGAACTCGTTGATTCCTCGTCCATCGGGGAGCTCACCCTCGAGAGCGGCAGCGTTCGCTTGCAGCTCAAGAAGGCCGTCGCCCCGCAGCCCGCGGTGATCGCAGCCCCCGTCCAGGTGGCCCAGGCTCCCGTGGCGGCTCCGGTCGTGGCCGCGGCCCCCGCGCCCGCCCCGGCCCCTGCCGCTCTTGCGGCCCCGGTCGAAGCGGCCCCCTCGGTCGCGCGCCACGTGGTCAAGTCGCCCATGGTCGGGACCTTCTACAGCGCGCCCTCGCCCGACGCCAAGCCCTACGCCTCGGTCGGCGATCGCGTCGAGGCCGGCCAGGTGATGTGCATCATCGAGGCCATGAAGCTGATGAACGAGATCGAGACCGAGGTCGCGGGCACCGTCTCCAAGGTCCTGGTCAAGAACGGCGAGCCCGTCGAGTTCGGGCAGCCCCTGTTCGAGATCGAGTAGCCCCGTGTTTCGCAAGATCCTGATCGCCAACCGCGGCGAGATCGCCCTGCGCGTCCTGCGCGCCTGCGAGGAGCTCGGCATCAAGACGGTCGTCGTCTACAGCGAGGCCGACCGCGACAGCCTGCCGGTCAAGCTCGCGGACGAGGCCTACTGCATCGGCCCGGCCCAGTCGCCCCAGAGCTACCTCAACATCCCGAACATCATCTCGGCGGCCGTCGTCTCGGGCGCCGAGGCCATCCACCCGGGCTACGGCTTCCTGGCCGAGAACGCGCGCTTCGCCCAGATCTGCCAGGACCACGGCATCAAGTTCATCGGGCCCAGCGCCGACGTCATCGAGGGAATGGGCGACAAGATCAACGCCAAGGACCTCATGAAGCGCGCCGGGGTGCCCACGGTGCCCGGCACCGACGGCCCCATCGAGGACATGGCCGAGGCCACGCGCCTGGCCGAGGAGATGGGCTTCCCCGTCATCATCAAGGCGGCCGCGGGCGGCGGCGGGCGCGGCATGCGCATCGTCCAGCACCCCGGCCAGTTCCAGGAGCAGGCGGATCTCGCGCAGCAGGAGGCGGTCGCTTCCTTCGGCAACGGCGCGGTCTACCTCGAGAAGTACCTGGAAGAGCCCCGCCACATCGAGTTCCAGGTGATCATGGACCAGCGCGGCAACGCCATCCACCTGGGCGAGCGCGACTGCTCGGTCCAGCGCCGTCACCAGAAGCTGCTCGAGGAGGCCCCCTCGCCGTCGCTCACCCCCGAGCTGCGCGAGAGGATGGGCAAGGACGCCATCAAGGCCGTGACCGCGCTCGCCTACGAGGGCGTGGGCACCGTCGAGTTCCTGCTCGACAAGCACGGCAACTACTACTTCATGGAGATCAACACCCGCATCCAGGTGGAGCACCCGGTCACCGAGCTGATCTCGCGGGTGGATCTCGTCCAGGAGCAGATCCGCATCGCCGCGGGCGCCCCCCTCTCGCTCAAGCAGGAGGACGTGCGCCTGATGGGTCACGCCATCGAGTGCCGCATCAACGCGGAGGACCCGGACAAGGGCTTCCGCCCGAGCCCCGGCACGATCACGGCCTACCTGACGCCGGGCGGCCCCGGCGTGCGCGTCGACTCCCACGTCTACCCCGGCTACACCATCCCGCCGTACTACGACTCGATGGTCGCCAAGCTCGTCGTCTGGGCCGAGGACAGGCCCAAGGCGATCGCGCGCATGCAGCGCGCGCTCGGCGAGTACGCCATCACCGGGGTCAAGACCACCATCCCGCTCCACCAGAAGATCCTGGATAACGCATTCTTCCGCAAGGGGGAGGTCTACACCAACTTCCTGCCCCGGCGGATCCTCGGAGGTTAGTTTTGAATACCCGTCGTGTCGCCAGAGAACTGGCGCTGCTCACCCTCTCGCAGGTCAAGCCGACCGACGCCAAGCCGGCACTGGCCGACCTGATGGGCCGCGCGGCCGCCATGCTCGCGAGCGAGGCCCGCGAGCACCTCAACTCCGCCTGCGCGACGCTCGCGCGGGTGCGCGACGAGCTCAGCCGCCTCAACAGCGAGGAGTTCGGCCCCGAGCTGGTCCACGAGATGACGCGCGGCGCCATCGTCGGCGGCCGCGGCGACGAGCTGGACGCGGGCGCCATCGAGAAGACGGCCCTCATGTTCTGGCGCCGCGCCAAGGAGCAGGAGGCCATGCCCGAGCTGACCCAGGGTCTGCTCGAGACCTCCATCCCCGAGGCGATCGCGGGCATCGAGCAGGTGCAGGAAGCCGCCGATCTGCTCGCGTGGGCGCTCGAGTGGCCCGCCATGGCCGCCATGGCCGACG is part of the Pantanalinema sp. genome and harbors:
- the nusB gene encoding transcription antitermination factor NusB: MNTRRVARELALLTLSQVKPTDAKPALADLMGRAAAMLASEAREHLNSACATLARVRDELSRLNSEEFGPELVHEMTRGAIVGGRGDELDAGAIEKTALMFWRRAKEQEAMPELTQGLLETSIPEAIAGIEQVQEAADLLAWALEWPAMAAMADATSVRSFALKLIEQYHAHKDEIDGDLGTAAANWKVERMASLDRDVMRIALGELKYAPEVPVEVAINEAVELAKKYGTEESGKFVNGVLSAFAKDAAKLRA